A window of the Lactuca sativa cultivar Salinas chromosome 7, Lsat_Salinas_v11, whole genome shotgun sequence genome harbors these coding sequences:
- the LOC111877524 gene encoding uncharacterized protein LOC111877524 yields the protein MLNKRFKIAKCKTSLKLATSRIKLLKNKKLIQINQMKRELAQLLESGQDRTARIRVEHVIREEKMIAAYELIEIYCELIVARLPIIESQKTCPIDLKEAITSVIFAAPRCSDIPELVDARKNFTAKYGKEFASAALELRPDSGVNRMMVEKLSAVAPDIQTKLKVLSAVAKEHNVDWDSTLFEETESKPKDDLLNGSVNFENASMMNVDSPKIQTSNIQNVQSHMQKLNVTDDFTQQNRRYTLGSQNITSNDTNPSGMASEMMNKRHSFHTNTNNASSGRENNWNMEFKDATSAAQAAAESAERASMAARAAAELSSKGKIGSPKVSTASEAPNQHQFKDSYNNSFDNRNSKIQKNPQTDQSEHDTSPKSRIRKQTSHQHDVFVSHQQKVSQRTVVDQGNRSRDDETDSDDDENPKFDTGFEYNEGDAKSFFPSPDREESSPPLQNTHISSPKQKTQKVNSWKTRIELNDLVEKDSRVSLRNEKKKKDIEIEPQIVEKNREFLNQGDDLGTGKELKFGTLTGGLRNSGGLKYTPYTKGGITDSSPLSKLNSFNSKESGYKNKKKSVSMSSLESELESDDQSDKYVKSSTVNDSSSSSFKKLVGQTSKPSSFNSIASGMEKKEPSVSMSSSESESDDQSDKKVKNRSRFAPPDVFFNDGGITDSDEEVVLVTKLTSTGLSRRTKGYVEAEGKTVISKASMHPSTNESATKRISEHPHKKITESGKSESPKASNLSSQTSLEGNDVKKPSHVHPNLPDYDSLAARIQSLQANHR from the exons ATGCTTAACAAGAGATTCAAGATAGCTAAATG CAAGACGTCGTTAAAATTAGCGACTTCGCGAATTAAGCTGTTGAAGAACAAGAAATTAATACAGATTAATCAAATGAAGAGGGAGTTAGCTCAATTACTGGAGTCAGGACAGGATCGGACTGCTAGAATTCGA GTTGAACATGTAATCAGGGAAGAGAAGATGATTGCAGCATATGAATTGATCGAGATATATTGTGAACTCATTGTAGCACGTTTGCCTATCATTGAATCACAAAA AACTTGCCCTATTGATCTGAAGGAAGCAATCACAAGTGTGATATTTGCAGCTCCTAGATGTTCGGACATTCCAGAACTTGTAGATGCTCGAAAAAACTTTACAGCAAAATATGGAAAAGAGTTTGCTTCTGCAGCTCTTGAGTTGCGTCCTGATAGTGGTGTAAACCGCATG ATGGTTGAGAAGTTATCAGCTGTTGCTCCAGATATCCAGACAAAACTGAAAGTATTAAGTGCTGTAGCAAAAGAACACAATGTTGATTGGGATTCAACTTTATTTGAAGAGACAGAATCTAAACCTAAGGATGACTTATTG AATGGATCTGTGAACTTTGAGAATGCGAGCATGATGAATGTTGATTCTCCCAAAATCCAAACTTCAAATATCCAAAATGTGCAGAGTCATATGCAAAAGCTGAATGTAACTGATGATTTCACTCAGCAAAATAGAAGATACACATTAGGTTCTCagaatattacctcaaatgatACAAACCCTTCAG GAATGGCATCTGAGATGATGAACAAGAGGCATTCGTTCCATACCAACACCAACAATGCTTCATCAGGTAGGGAGAACAACTGGAACATGGAATTCAAAGATGCCACGTCAGCAGCACAGGCAGCAGCTGAGTCAGCAGAACGTGCCAGCATGGCGGCTAGAGCAGCTGCAGAACTCTCGAGCAAGGGCAAGATTGGAAGCCCAAAAGTTTCAACTGCTTCAGAAGCTCCTAATCAACATCAATTCAAAGATTCATATAATAACTCATTCGATAACAGAAACTCAAAGATACAGAAGAATCCACAAACAGATCAAAGTGAACATGATACTTCACCAAAATCTAGAATCAGAAAGCAAACGAGTCATCAACATGatgtgtttgtttctcatcaacAAAAAGTTAGTCAAAGAACTGTTGTTGACCAAGGAAACCGTTCTAGAGATGATGAAACAGATTCCGATGAtgatgaaaaccctaaattcgataCAGGATTTGAGTATAATGAAGGAGATGCCAAGTCTTTTTTCCCATCTCCAGATAGGGAAGAATCTAGTCCTCCACTACAAAATACACACATTTCGAGCCCTAAACAAAAAACTCAAAAAGTTAATTCTTGGAAAACACGAATTGAGTTGAATGATTTGGTCGAAAAGGATTCTAGGGTTTCACTTAGAAacgagaaaaagaaaaaagatataGAAATAGAACcacaaattgttgaaaaaaataGGGAGTTTTTAAACCAAGGTGATGATTTGGGTACTGGGAAAGAGTTAAAGTTTGGGACATTGACAGGTGGACTTCGGAACAGTGGTGGTCTTAAGTACACACCCTATACGAAGGGTGGAATCACTGATTCCTCTCCTTTGTCAAAACTGAATTCTTTCAATTCAAAAGAAAGTggatacaaaaacaaaaaaaagagtgTTTCCATGTCAAGTTTGGAATCGGAATTGGAATCAGATGATCAGAGTGACAAATACGTTAAAAGTAGCACAGTAAACgattcctcctcatcttcattcAAAAAGTTGGTTGGCCAGACATCTAAACCGAGTTCTTTCAATTCAATAGCaagtggaatggaaaagaaagaACCGAGTGTTTCTATGTCAAGTTCGGAATCGGAATCAGATGATCAAAGTGacaaaaaagttaaaaatagATCGCGATTTGCACCTCCGGATGTGTTCTTTAACGATGGCGGAATCACTGATTCCGATGAAGAAGTTGTACTGGTTACAAAACTGACTTCCACAGGGTTGTCTCGTAGGACAAAGGGTTATGTTGAGGCCGAGGGTAAGACAGTAATTTCCAAGGCCAGTATGCATCCTTCTACGAATGAATCTGCAACTAAAAGGATTTCTGAACATCCTCATAAGAAGATTACGGAATCAGGAAAATCGGAATCACCAAAAGCATCGAATCTGAGCTCCCAAACTTCACTTGAAGGAAATGATGTAAAGAAACCAAGTCACGTTCATCCAAATCTTCCTGATTATGACTCTCTAGCTGCTCGTATTCAGTCTCTACAAGCAAATCATCGATGA